One part of the Ziziphus jujuba cultivar Dongzao chromosome 2, ASM3175591v1 genome encodes these proteins:
- the LOC125420355 gene encoding putative disease resistance protein RGA1, with protein MTIKAVLLDAEEKQAHNHQVRTWLGRLEAVVSDVDDLKDEFSYEAHWQKAMADGEVMKKVCTFFSASNQVVFRHKLGHKIKAIKERLIAIRDDKPFHLEEKVVTIEREPTHSYVPENEVIGRDKDRMEILKILLDSNVDENVSVISIVGSGGLGKTTLTQLVYNDDKVKRHFDLRMWVYVSNDFNVKSLVEKIIKAATNRGLENLEIDQLQKLLQKEISGKRYLLVLDDVWIENHEPWKNLKNLLANCASGSKIIITTRNIKVAESTSKMKPYILGRFDKDESWSLFKKVAFKHGQEPNDSTIVEIGKKIVEHCGGNPLAIKTIGRMFYFKNPEKEWSPFLELEFSKLPQKEHDILPTLKLSYHNLPLHLKHCFAICKLFPKGHEFSVEILTNLWMALGYIKPSYPTKSLVDVGHEYFMDLLCRSFFQEIQGDILDKRCQMHDLMHDLATQVGGTEYVLWQPNKKSNFENDTRHVSFNFHLDSLQRIPTTVSKENRIRTILLLGQSSSIVEGRRGQSICDVVVSNFKFVRFLDLHNLGIRIVPTCIGKLKHLRYLDLSKNKDVKALPDSITMLCNLQTLKLSYCKGLQKLPKDIKRLVNLVNLSLEDCIGMTHMPHGLSQLTNLQTLSQFVLKDATSTSVRRHNGEVGELKDLMGLNNLRGELAIYNLGNGEDTRTANLREKQHLISLLLCWRSVDSSNLKDVEYEATLEGLQPHPDLKLLVLQYYEGEKFSSWFQSLTKLEYFIVEYCMKCQYLPSLNQFLSLKLLHLRNVLGLEYISNNSFTLSSTAVLPSLESLFFIGLPNLKGWWKEEQVVVDSEEAQEDHECSFGTSMSHILLSFPRLSDFNIYNCPKFSLLPLSPNIKLLSIQNNTWKAFQQAVTTKTQTTIEEAASSSSSLFHFSNLSKLALFEVEDLQCLPEWLKNITFLRTLAISRCINLKCLSPGIQHLASSLQELTIEGCKELDMSHADDNVLTCRPLKSSLRSLVLTDLPQMRTLPKGLQYVTNLQELEVGYCQNLIEISEWISNLNSLKMLKIIKCPKLTSLPEGVQRLTSLHKLEIEDCPILYKRCQREIGQDWPKVAHITELILKSNLQDKSESSSTFPSCNWKVFNKSWISQFCNKGLS; from the exons ATGACCATCAAAGCAGTACTTCTTGACGCGGAGGAGAAGCAGGCCCATAACCATCAAGTTAGAACCTGGCTCGGGAGGCTTGAAGCTGTTGTTTCTGATGTTGATGACTTGAAGGACGAGTTCTCATACGAGGCTCATTGGCAAAAGGCAATGGCTGACGGTGAGGTGATGAAGAAGGTATGTACTTTCTTCTCAGCCTCAAACCAAGTTGTCTTTAGGCACAAGCTAGGTCACAAAATAAAAGCTATTAAGGAAAGACTGATTGCTATTAGAGATGATAAACCCTTTCATTTGGAAGAGAAAGTGGTCACTATAGAGAGAGAGCCTACTCACTCATATGTACCTGAAAATGAAGTTATTGGGAGGGATAAAGATagaatggaaattttgaaaattctatTGGATTCTAATGTTGATGAGAATGTATCAGTGATTTCCATAGTTGGTAGTGGAGGATTAGGAAAAACCACACTTACTCAATTGGTGTATAATGATGATAAGGTCAAAAGGCATTTTGATTTAAGAATGTGGGTGTATGTCTCTAATGATTTCAATGTGAAATCACTAGTTGAGAAAATCATTAAAGCTGCAACTAATAGGGGTCTAGAAAACTTAGAGATAGATCAATTACAGAAGCTGCTTCAGAAAGAAATAAGTGGAAAACGATATCTCCTTGTGCTAGATGATGTATGGATTGAAAATCATGAACCatggaaaaatttgaaaaatttattagcAAATTGTGCATCAgggagtaaaataataataaccactcGTAATATAAAGGTTGCTGAGAGTACAAGTAAAATGAAGCCATACATCTTAGGGAGATTCGATAAAGATGAATCATGGTCTCTGTTTAAAAAGGTGGCTTTTAAGCATGGACAAGAGCCCAACGATTCTACAATTGttgaaattggaaaaaagaTTGTTGAACATTGTGGAGGCAATCCACTGGCCATAAAAACTATAGGCCGAATGTTCTATTTTAAGAATCCAGAAAAGGAATGGTCTCCTTTCCTTGAATTGGAATTTTCAAAACTCCCTCAAAAAGAACATGACATCCTACCAACCTTAAAACTTAGCTATCATAATCTCCCATTGCATTTGAAGCATTGTTTTGCCATTTGTAAGCTCTTTCCTAAAGGTCATGAATTCAGTGTAGAGATCTTAACAAATCTTTGGATGGCTCTAGGATATATTAAACCATCGTATCCAACTAAGTCGTTAGTGGATGTTGGTCATGAgtattttatggatttacttTGTAGATCATTCTTTCAAGAAATACAAGGAGATATTCTGGACAAAAGATGTCAAATGCATGACCTCATGCATGACCTTGCAACACAAGTAGGAGGAACAGAGTATGTCCTTTGGCAGCCAAATAAGAAAAGTAATTTTGAGAATGATACTCGCCATGtatcatttaattttcatttagattCGTTACAACGAATTCCAACTACAGTTTCTAAAGAAAATAGGATCCGAACTATTCTTTTGCTTGGTCAATCATCAAGTATAGTTGAAGGAAGACGAGGACAGTCAATTTGTGATGTAGTTGTGTCAAACTTTAAGTTTGTCAGATTCTTGGATCTTCATAATTTGGGGATTAGGATAGTGCCAACTTGTATTGGTAAGTTGAAACATCTAAGGTACCTTGATCTTTCTAAAAATAAAGATGTCAAGGCATTGCCCGATTCTATTACAATGTTGTGTAATTTGCAAACGTTGAAATTGTCTTATTGCAAGGGACTCCAAAAGTTACCCAAAGACATCAAGCGACTAGTCAACCTTGTAAATCTTAGTCTTGAAGATTGTATCGGTATGACTCATATGCCACATGGGCTATCACAGTTGACTAATCTCCAAACATTATCACAATTTGTATTGAAGGATGCCACAAGTACTTCTGTACGTAGGCATAATGGTGAGGTTGGTGAGCTAAAGGACTTGATGGGATTAAATAACCTTAGAGGAGAGTTGGCTATTTATAATTTGGGAAATGGAGAAGATACTAGGACTGCAAATTTGAGGGAAAAACAACATCTTATTTCTTTGCTTTTATGTTGGAGGAGTGTTGATAGTTCAAATCTGAAGGATGTTGAATATGAAGCAACACTAGAAGGCCTCCAACCACACCCAGATTTGAAATTATTGGTTTTACAATATTATGAGGGTGAGAAGTTTTCAAGTTGGTTTCAATCGCTTACAAAACTTGAATACTTCATTGTAGAATACTGTATGAAATGCCAATATTTGCCATCGTTAAATCAATTCCTTTCTCTCAAGCTGTTACACCTCAGAAATGTGCTTGGTCTAGAATATATTTCAAACAACTCATTTACGTTGTCATCTACAGCAGTACTACCATCCCTTGAATCATTGTTCTTTATAGGATTGCCCAACCTAAAGGGATGGTGGAAGGAGGAGCAAGTAGTAGTGGATAGTGAAGAAGCTCAAGAAGATCATGAATGTTCTTTTGGCACATCAATGAGTCACATATTACTTTCATTTCCTCGTCTTTCCGATTTCAATATCTATAATTGTCCAAAGTTTTCTCTTTTGCCACTCTCCCCGAATATCAAACTATTGAGCATCCAAAACAACACATGGAAGGCATTCCAACAGGCAGTAACGACAAAGACCCAAACAACAATAGAGGAAGCAGcctcatcatcttcttccttgTTTCATTTCTCCAATCTCAGTAAGCTTGCTCTTTTCGAAGTTGAAGATTTGCAATGTCTTCCAGAATGGTTGAAAAACATTACTTTTCTAAGGACGTTAGCTATTTCTCGATGCATTAACTTGAAGTGTTTGTCTCCCGGTATTCAACATCTTGCCTCCTCACTTCAAGAATTAACAATTGAGGGCTGCAAAGAACTGGACATGTCCCATGCTGATGATAATGTGTTAACATGCCGTCCTCTGAAAAGTAGTCTGCGCTCACTTGTCTTAACAGATTTGCCTCAAATGAGGACTCTCCCTAAGGGACTTCAATATGTTACTAACTTGCAAGAGCTTGAAGTTGGATACTGTCAAAATTTGATTGAAATTTCAGAGTGGATAAGCAACCTCAACTCCCTAAAGATGCTGAAAATTATTAAATGTCCAAAGTTAACATCATTACCAGAAGGAGTTCAGCGGCTCACCTCTTTACACAAACTAGAGATTGAAGATTGTCCCATCTTATACAAAAGATGTCAGAGAGAAATAGGCCAAGACTGGCCTAAGGTGGCTCACATCACAGAGTTGATCTTGAAATCAAATTTACAAGATAAATCTGAATCGTCCTCTACTTTTCCAA GTTGTAATTGGAAAGTATTTAACAAGTCCTGGATATCACAGTTTTGCAACAAAGGATTGTCATAA
- the LOC107417727 gene encoding putative disease resistance protein RGA3, translated as MPPRLGKLTQLETLSEFVLKRSNGESRVLTPTVPKCLYRKGINLESLEELEELNNLRGELKIRNLRNVNVDYSKAANLEGKEHLKSLTLAWELDLDADDQAANDKAQDTLQGLKPNSKLKELGLFGYRGDKLSDWLLSLTNLVKFSLQKCECKSLQPLTQLTAVKVLILDNMPNLKYISNKSGDHNSESNPSSSTEFIKKLEEVRFTELPDLEGRWEEGDASLAFPRLSKLMIEDCPKLCSMPLYPNLKEWLVLKNTSLVPFINTSMTDESSIKQTLMNDGSSSSTPLSKLQSLCIIGDKVLGSEYDQIVWKSLKSLRFLRFDHLPELENLPEGLKDVFTTLQELEIWCCTIESLPGYIGKFKPLKRLGLFSCPNLKSLPKRTQFHLETLENVDCPTLLKRCQKETGADWKRIKYIDNILLQQQPQDHISRISEDDALKNNTSLYKYYWDPKYGKKSATIKRIVLK; from the exons ATGCCTCCTCGACTTGGTAAGCTAACTCAGCTCGAGACGTTGTCAGAATTTGTGTTGAAAAGGAGCAATGGAGAGAGTAGAGTACTAACGCCAACAGTACCAAAATGTTTGTATAGAAAGGGCATTAATTTGGAGTCGCTAGAAGAATTAGAGGAGCTGAACAACTTGAGAGGAGAGTTGAAAATCAGAAATTTGAGAAATGTTAATGTTGACTATTCTAAGGCTGCAAATTTGGAGGGGAAAGAACACCTTAAATCTTTAACATTAGCTTGGGAACTCGATCTCGACGCCGATGACCAAGCAGCAAACGACAAGGCTCAAGATACACTACAAGGTCTGAAGCCGAACTCAAAACTTAAAGAATTGGGTTTATTCGGCTACAGGGGTGACAAGCTTTCAGATTGGCTTCTCTCTCTCACAAATCTGGTCAAATTTTCATTACAAAAATGCGAATGCAAAAGTCTACAACCGCTTACTCAGCTCACAGCTGTCAAGGTATTGATACTGGACAACATGCCTAATTTGAAGTATATCTCCAACAAGTCTGGTGATCACAATTCTGAGAGCAATCCCTCATCGTCAACAGAATTCATCAAAAAACTGGAAGAGGTAAGGTTTACAGAATTGCCTGATCTAGAGGGACGGTGGGAAGAAGGTGATGCTTCTTTGGCGTTTCCTCGTCTTTCCAAATTGATGATCGAAGATTGCCCCAAGTTGTGTTCCATGCCGCTTTACCCGAATTTAAAGGAATGGCTAGTGTTGAAGAACACTAGCTTGGTGCCGTTCATAAATACAAGTATGACAGATGAAAGCTCCATCAAACAGACATTAATGAATGATGGAAGCTCCTCCTCCACTCCTCTTTCCAAATTGCAAAGTCTGTGCATTATTGGGGATAAGGTCTTGGGCTCTGAATATGATCAGATTGTGTGGAAAAGTCTCAAAAGCCTCCGGTTTCTGAGATTTGATCATCTTCCAGAACTAGAGAATCTTCCTGAGGGGCTTAAAGATGTTTTTACCACCCTCCAAGAACTCGAGATTTGGTGTTGTACCATAGAGAGTCTTCCAGGGTATATTGGGAAGTTTAAACCGCTTAAAAGACTTGGACTTTTTTCATGTCCTAATTTGAAATCTCTGCCTAAAAGAACACAATTCCATTTGGAGACACTGGAGAATGTGGATTGTCCAACCTTATTGAAAAGATGCCAAAAAGAAACTGGTGCAGATTGGAAGAGGATTAAATACATTGATAACATTCTACTCCAGCAGCAACCTCAAG ATCATATTAGTAGAATAAGCGAAGATGATGCCCTAAAGAATAACACAtcgttatataaatattattgggaTCCTAAATATGGAAAGAAGTCAGCCACCATCAAGAG AATTGTTCTTAAATAG